The stretch of DNA AGTGAAATAATGGCAGGTCTTTTGAAGGAAGAAGGCTTCGAATGGACAGAAAATCCAAAAGAGGCAGATATAATATTGATAAATAGCTGTTCGGTTAGAGAAAAAGCAGAAAATAAGATGTTTGGAGCCATAGGTGGTTATGGGAAACTTAAAGAAGAAAAAAAGAATTTAATTTTGGGTGTAGGTGGTTGCTCTGCAGAAAAGGAAAGGGAGCATATACTTGATAGGTTTAAAAAGGTAGATTTTGTTTTTGGCACTAGAAATGTGGTAGACATAACGAATTTGGTAAAAAGGGCACTAGAAGGAGAAAGATTCGCTGATTTTAGCGACAAATTGAATGATGTCAGCTTCGATATCCCGAAGATACCATCAAGTAAACACCATGCTTGGATTACTATTATATATGGATGCAACAAATATTGTACATACTGTATAGTTCCTTACACCAGAGGTTTTGAAAAAAGTAGGCCTATGGAAGATATAATAAAAGAAGTAGAGAGTTATGCAAAAAAGGGGTACAAAGAAATTACCTTATTGGGTCAAAATGTTGATTCCTATGGCAAGGACTATGGGGATAAAAAATCCAAATTGGACCTGCTCATACAAAAGGCAGCAGAATTTGATTCAATAAAAAGAATTTGGTTTTTAACTTCTTATCCAACTGATATAACAGACTCTTTGATACAGACTGTTGCTAACGAGGAAAAGGCTGCTAATTATTTTCATCTTCCAGCTCAATCAGGAAGCAACAAGATTCTAAAGACAATGAATAGAAAATATACAAAAGAAGAGTTCATTGAACTTGTGAATAAGATTAAAAAAGAAGTAGTTAATGTTACAATTTCCAGTGATTTTATAACAGGTTTCCCTTCGGAGACAGATGAAGATTTTGAAGAAACGGTTGATCTAATTAAGAAATGTAGATTTGAAAGGATAAATATTGCAGAATATTCTCCAAGAGAAGGGACCATAGCTTATAAATATCAAAATGACGATGTCCCTAAACATATAAAAAATAAAAGATTGCAGTATCTCATGGAGTTACAAAAAAGAATAAACCTTGAAGAAAATGAAAAGTATCTTGAACAAGAAGTTGTTATAATTCAAGAAGGAAAAGCTGGTAAAAATAGTACCTACATGGGAAGAACTATGAACAATAAATTAATAATCTTCGA from Petrotoga olearia DSM 13574 encodes:
- the miaB gene encoding tRNA (N6-isopentenyl adenosine(37)-C2)-methylthiotransferase MiaB; protein product: MKFYIRTFGCQMNINESEIMAGLLKEEGFEWTENPKEADIILINSCSVREKAENKMFGAIGGYGKLKEEKKNLILGVGGCSAEKEREHILDRFKKVDFVFGTRNVVDITNLVKRALEGERFADFSDKLNDVSFDIPKIPSSKHHAWITIIYGCNKYCTYCIVPYTRGFEKSRPMEDIIKEVESYAKKGYKEITLLGQNVDSYGKDYGDKKSKLDLLIQKAAEFDSIKRIWFLTSYPTDITDSLIQTVANEEKAANYFHLPAQSGSNKILKTMNRKYTKEEFIELVNKIKKEVVNVTISSDFITGFPSETDEDFEETVDLIKKCRFERINIAEYSPREGTIAYKYQNDDVPKHIKNKRLQYLMELQKRINLEENEKYLEQEVVIIQEGKAGKNSTYMGRTMNNKLIIFESKEDLNGEFLKVKINKITPGPLYGEVVKTIYTSV